In Mercurialis annua linkage group LG6, ddMerAnnu1.2, whole genome shotgun sequence, the following are encoded in one genomic region:
- the LOC126653419 gene encoding glutelin type-D 1-like: MEVDLSPKFAKKTNGGNGGYFSTWSPSELPMLGKGNIAAVKLSLLNNGFVLPHYADSSKVGYVLQGSGVAGIILPESEEKVIAIKKGDALALPFGTVIWFYNKEDTELEVIFLGDTSKAHKSGEITAFNLAGTNAIFTGFSSEFLARAFDLDEDFVTALIQNQPGHEIIKLEENFKLPEPNNEHRRGIALSCDEVPLYVDVKNGGRLVVLNTKNFPILGEIGLGADLVTLEGNAMFSPGFSCDSALRVTYIVRGSGRVQVVGADGRKVLETDLNAGCLFIVPRFFIVSKIANPEGMEWLSVITTPDPVFSHLAGRTSVLMALSPQVLQASFNVDSDVIRRIRFGTSDAIFFPSRN; this comes from the exons ATGGAGGTTGATCTTTCTCCTAAGTTTGCTAAGAAGACTAATGGAGGCAATGGTGGATACTTCTCGACATGGTCACCGTCTGAGCTTCCGATGCTAGGCAAAGGAAACATCGCCGCCGTCAAGCTCTCTCTTCTCAACAATGGCTTTGTCCTACCTCATTATGCTGATTCCTCTAAAGTCGGTTATGTTCTTCAAG GCAGTGGTGTGGCCGGAATTATCTTACCGGAATCAGAAGAAAAGGTAATTGCAATCAAGAAAGGCGATGCACTCGCATTACCGTTCGGTACAGTTATATGGTTTTACAACAAAGAAGACACAGAACTTGAAGTCATTTTCCTCGGCGATACCTCTAAAGCCCATAAATCCGGCGAAATCACTGCTTTTAACCTCGCCGGCACTAACGCCATATTCACCGGCTTCTCCTCGGAGTTTCTCGCCCGAGCATTTGACCTGGATGAGGACTTTGTCACAGCCCTAATCCAAAATCAACCCGGCCATGAAATTATCAAGCTTGAAGAAAATTTCAAACTGCCTGAACCCAATAATGAACACAGACGAGGCATCGCATTGAGCTGCGACGAAGTTCCACTTTATGTTGATGTTAAAAACGGAGGCAGACTTGTTGTGTTAAACACCAAAAACTTTCCGATACTCGGCGAAATTGGACTTGGTGCCGATTTAGTGACATTGGAAGGTAATGCAATGTTCTCTCCAGGATTTTCCTGCGACTCTGCTCTTCGAGTTACGTACATTGTTCGAGGAAGCGGTCGTGTTCAGGTTGTCGGAGCTGACGGGCGTAAAGTCCTGGAAACTGATTTGAATGCAGGGTGTTTGTTCATCGTTCCGAGGTTTTTTATAGTTTCCAAGATTGCTAATCCTGAAGGAATGGAATGGCTCTCTGTTATTACAACTCCTGATCCTGTTTTCTCCCATCTTGCTGGAAGGACTTCGGTTCTGATGGCTCTGTCTCCACAGGTTCTGCAGGCATCATTTAATGTTGATTCTGATGTCATAAGACGTATCCGTTTCGGGACTTCTGATGCTATTTTCTTCCCTTCCCGAAACTGA
- the LOC126686144 gene encoding glutelin type-D 1-like, with amino-acid sequence MAVDLSPKSAEKVYESNGGSYSRWSDLPILIKENIGTAKLSLLKDGFALPSYSDSSKVAYVLQGGGVAGIVLPESEEKVIAIKKGDALALPFGAVTWWYNKEDTELVVLFLGDTSKAHLPGFFADFHLIGSNAIFTGFSLEFISRAWDLKEDEVITLARSQPDQGIIKLEDNFKMPETNNEHRQSLVLNCDEAQPDIDVYYGGRVVVLNTRKFPLLGKIGLGANFVTLEGNAMRSPGFSYDSALQVMYIVRGSGRVQVAGATWERVLEFDLSAGCLFIIPRFLVVSMIANSEGMEWFSVITTPDPVFTYLAGETSVWQALSPQVFEASFNVDSDVARRVRDRKTSGAVFFPRPY; translated from the exons ATGGCGGTTGATCTTTCTCCCAAGTCAGCCGAGAAGGTTTATGAAAGCAATGGTGGCTCCTACTCTAGATGGTCTGATCTTCCCATACTAATCAAAGAGAACATCGGCACCGCCAAGCTTTCTCTTCTCAAGGACGGTTTTGCTCTACCGAGCTACTCCGATTCCTCTAAAGTCGCTTATGTTCTTCAAG GTGGCGGTGTGGCAGGAATTGTCTTACCGGAATCAGAAGAAAAGGTAATTGCAATCAAGAAAGGCGATGCACTCGCATTACCATTCGGTGCAGTTACATGGTGGTACAACAAAGAAGACACAGAACTTGTAGTCCTTTTCCTCGGAGATACCTCAAAAGCCCATTTACCCGGCTTTTTTGCTGATTTTCACCTCATCGGCTCTAACGCCATATTCACCGGCTTCTCCTTGGAGTTTATCAGCCGAGCATGGGACCTAAAGGAGGACGAAGTCATAACCCTAGCCCGAAGCCAACCCGACCAAGGAATTATCAAGCTTGAAGACAATTTCAAAATGCCTGAAACCAATAATGAACACAGACAAAGTTTGGTATTGAACTGCGATGAAGCTCAACCTGATATTGATGTTTATTACGGAGGCAGAGTTGTGGTGTTAAACACCAGGAAATTTCCTTTACTAGGAAAAATCGGACTCGGTGCCAATTTCGTGACATTGGAGGGGAATGCAATGCGCTCTCCAGGATTTTCCTACGATTCTGCTCTTCAGGTTATGTAC ATTGTTCGAGGCAGTGGTCGTGTTCAGGTTGCCGGAGCAACCTGGGAAAGAGTCCTGGAATTTGATTTGAGTGCAGGGTGTTTGTTCATCATTCCGAGGTTTCTCGTAGTTTCCATGATTGCTAATTCTGAAGGAATGGAATGGTTCTCTGTTATTACAACTCCTGATCCTGTTTTCACCTATCTGGCTGGAGAGACTTCAGTTTGGCAGGCTCTGTCTCCTCAAGTTTTTGAGGCATCATTTAATGTGGATTCTGACGTTGCACGGCGTGTCCGTGACAGGAAGACTTCTGGTGCAGTCTTCTTCCCTCGCCCATACTGA
- the LOC126687241 gene encoding uncharacterized protein LOC126687241 isoform X2 has protein sequence MGFTTVYRSLLELFPQVDARMLKAVAIEHPKDPDLAAEIVISEVLPYLARLSIAGPPIIDDCNKASGLSAGKAKYEGHSSSSNDQFGLGKTAGCSLESSLTYNESTSKTDCNDSGQLSDSTHQPNAYSSTEAVSLDSNIDANQLQGNIDSEELILLKRPRRPDNLQADTGHTSEFVSNALSPETITIQIEVPASLGKCQEDNIRVADLPTLQAMSSSLMQERKIVEPCIDGRETPQVEPCIDAVENPSHEPCLDSTNLEMENSAVERTPNTAEVDFHPEFSGTPTTSSENLKFNQEIKIDFLDDIVEAAKNNKKTLFLAVDSIMNMMRQVELKEKAVEEAKEEASCAGLDILAKVDELKQMLSHAKETNDMHAGEVYGERAILATEVRELQARLLNLADERDKALAIIDEMGRSLEERLAAAEESRKAAEKQKLEQEAAARVALVEQETIMDKVVQQSKILQEEADENAKLREFLMDRGRVVDTLQGEISVICQDVRLLKGKFDERVPLSMSISSSQTSCILASSGSSLKSIASDLVSDPREASNSPKERSPASSIYDQSLKSLQQISPSSSNRGSSPKIPELMRSPTSSMDGQPPKGGVQEMKMYHDSDDDWEFFG, from the exons ATGGGGTTTACTACAGTTTATCGAAGCTTATTGGAACTGTTTCCTCAG GTTGATGCGCGCATGCTAAAGGCGGTTGCTATTGAACACCCTAAGGATCCTGATCTTGCTGCTGAGATTGTTATTTCTGAAGTTCTTCCTTATCTTGCACGTCTGTCCATTGCTGGCCCTCCTATTATTGATGACTGTAACAAGGCTAGTGGTTTATCGGCCGGCAAAG CTAAATACGAGGGACACAGCAGTTCATCGAATGATCAATTTGGTTTGGGAAAAACTGCAGGCTGTTCTTTGGAATCAAGTTTGACATATAATGAGTCTACCAGTAAAACTGATTGTAATGATTCTGGCCAGCTTTCTGATTCAACTCATCAACCAAATGCATACAGTTCAACTGAAGCTGTGTCTTTGGATTCTAATATTGATGCTAATCAGTTGCAAGGAAATATCGATAGTGAGGAGTTAATATTGTTAAAGAGGCCTAGACGTCCAGACAATCTGCAGGCTGATACAGGTCATACTTCTGAATTTGTGTCCAATGCCTTGTCACCAGAGACAATTACCATCCAAATTGAGGTGCCAGCTTCACTGGGTAAATGTCAAGAAGATAATATCAGAGTTGCGGATCTGCCAACTCTTCAAGCCATGTCATCTAGTTTGATGCAGGAAAG GAAAATAGTTGAGCCATGCATAGATGGTAGGGAAACCCCTCAAGTCGAGCCATGCATAGATGCTGTGGAAAACCCTTCACATGAGCCATGTCTTGATAGTACTAATTTAGAGATGGAAAATTCTGCGGTTGAAAGGACTCCAAATACTGCTGAAGTTGATTTTCACCCAGAATTCTCTGGCACTCCCACTACCAGTTCTGAAAACTTGAAGTTTAACCAAGAGATCAAAATTGATTTTCTTGATGATATTGTTGAAGCTGCTAAAAACAATAAG AAAACTTTGTTTTTAGCAGTGGATTCAATAATGAACATGATGAGACAGGTTGAACTTAAAGAGAAAGCTGTAGAGGAAGCCAAAGAGGAAGCATCATGTGCAGGTCTGGATATTCTAGCAAAGGTTGACGAACTAAAACAGATGCTTTCCCATGCTAAGGAGACAAATGATATG CATGCCGGCGAAGTTTATGGTGAGAGAGCAATTCTAGCAACTGAAGTGAGGGAATTGCAGGCTAGGCTTCTCAACTTGGCAGATGAAAGAGACAAAGCTCTTGCAATTATTGATGAG ATGGGTCGATCTCTTGAAGAACGACTAGCTGCAGCGGAGGAATCAAGGAAAGCTGCTGAAAAGCAGAAACTGGAACAGGAAGCTGCTGCACGGGTTGCTCTTGTTGAACAAGAAACCATCATGGACAAGGTGGTGCAGCAGTCCAAAATCTTACAGGAGGAGGCAGATGAGAATGCCAAG CTGCGTGAGTTTCTTATGGACCGTGGTCGTGTTGTTGACACATTACA AGGGGAAATTTCTGTTATCTGTCAGGATGTGAGATTGCTGAAAGGGAAATTTGATGAGCGTGTTCCGTTAAGCATGTCTATTTCCTCGAGCCAAACGAGTTGCATCCTAGCCTCATCGGGGTCATCTCTTAAAAGCATTGCATCTGATCTGGTTTCTGATCCGAGAGAAGCTTCTAATAGTCCGAAAGAAAGAAGCCCAGCATCCTCTATATATGATCAGTCGCTAAAAAGCCTACAACAGATAAGCCCCTCATCCTCCAACCGCGGCTCTTCACCAAAAATCCCTGAATTGATGAGAAGCCCCACATCCTCCATGGATGGCCAGCCACCAAAGGGCGGAGTACAGGAGATGAAGATGTATCATGATTCCGATGATGACTGGGAATTCTTTGGGTGA
- the LOC126687241 gene encoding uncharacterized protein LOC126687241 isoform X1 gives MGFTTVYRSLLELFPQVDARMLKAVAIEHPKDPDLAAEIVISEVLPYLARLSIAGPPIIDDCNKASGLSAGKAKYEGHSSSSNDQFGLGKTAGCSLESSLTYNESTSKTDCNDSGQLSDSTHQPNAYSSTEAVSLDSNIDANQLQGNIDSEELILLKRPRRPDNLQADTGHTSEFVSNALSPETITIQIEVPASLGKCQEDNIRVADLPTLQAMSSSLMQERHEFDGSLTGIQREWKDLDCPLLNDFDTCGKRKIVEPCIDGRETPQVEPCIDAVENPSHEPCLDSTNLEMENSAVERTPNTAEVDFHPEFSGTPTTSSENLKFNQEIKIDFLDDIVEAAKNNKKTLFLAVDSIMNMMRQVELKEKAVEEAKEEASCAGLDILAKVDELKQMLSHAKETNDMHAGEVYGERAILATEVRELQARLLNLADERDKALAIIDEMGRSLEERLAAAEESRKAAEKQKLEQEAAARVALVEQETIMDKVVQQSKILQEEADENAKLREFLMDRGRVVDTLQGEISVICQDVRLLKGKFDERVPLSMSISSSQTSCILASSGSSLKSIASDLVSDPREASNSPKERSPASSIYDQSLKSLQQISPSSSNRGSSPKIPELMRSPTSSMDGQPPKGGVQEMKMYHDSDDDWEFFG, from the exons ATGGGGTTTACTACAGTTTATCGAAGCTTATTGGAACTGTTTCCTCAG GTTGATGCGCGCATGCTAAAGGCGGTTGCTATTGAACACCCTAAGGATCCTGATCTTGCTGCTGAGATTGTTATTTCTGAAGTTCTTCCTTATCTTGCACGTCTGTCCATTGCTGGCCCTCCTATTATTGATGACTGTAACAAGGCTAGTGGTTTATCGGCCGGCAAAG CTAAATACGAGGGACACAGCAGTTCATCGAATGATCAATTTGGTTTGGGAAAAACTGCAGGCTGTTCTTTGGAATCAAGTTTGACATATAATGAGTCTACCAGTAAAACTGATTGTAATGATTCTGGCCAGCTTTCTGATTCAACTCATCAACCAAATGCATACAGTTCAACTGAAGCTGTGTCTTTGGATTCTAATATTGATGCTAATCAGTTGCAAGGAAATATCGATAGTGAGGAGTTAATATTGTTAAAGAGGCCTAGACGTCCAGACAATCTGCAGGCTGATACAGGTCATACTTCTGAATTTGTGTCCAATGCCTTGTCACCAGAGACAATTACCATCCAAATTGAGGTGCCAGCTTCACTGGGTAAATGTCAAGAAGATAATATCAGAGTTGCGGATCTGCCAACTCTTCAAGCCATGTCATCTAGTTTGATGCAGGAAAGGCATGAATTTGATGGCAGCTTGACTGGTATTCAGCGTGAGTGGAAGGATTTAGATTGCCCTTTGCTAAATGATTTTGATACTTGTGGGAAAAGGAAAATAGTTGAGCCATGCATAGATGGTAGGGAAACCCCTCAAGTCGAGCCATGCATAGATGCTGTGGAAAACCCTTCACATGAGCCATGTCTTGATAGTACTAATTTAGAGATGGAAAATTCTGCGGTTGAAAGGACTCCAAATACTGCTGAAGTTGATTTTCACCCAGAATTCTCTGGCACTCCCACTACCAGTTCTGAAAACTTGAAGTTTAACCAAGAGATCAAAATTGATTTTCTTGATGATATTGTTGAAGCTGCTAAAAACAATAAG AAAACTTTGTTTTTAGCAGTGGATTCAATAATGAACATGATGAGACAGGTTGAACTTAAAGAGAAAGCTGTAGAGGAAGCCAAAGAGGAAGCATCATGTGCAGGTCTGGATATTCTAGCAAAGGTTGACGAACTAAAACAGATGCTTTCCCATGCTAAGGAGACAAATGATATG CATGCCGGCGAAGTTTATGGTGAGAGAGCAATTCTAGCAACTGAAGTGAGGGAATTGCAGGCTAGGCTTCTCAACTTGGCAGATGAAAGAGACAAAGCTCTTGCAATTATTGATGAG ATGGGTCGATCTCTTGAAGAACGACTAGCTGCAGCGGAGGAATCAAGGAAAGCTGCTGAAAAGCAGAAACTGGAACAGGAAGCTGCTGCACGGGTTGCTCTTGTTGAACAAGAAACCATCATGGACAAGGTGGTGCAGCAGTCCAAAATCTTACAGGAGGAGGCAGATGAGAATGCCAAG CTGCGTGAGTTTCTTATGGACCGTGGTCGTGTTGTTGACACATTACA AGGGGAAATTTCTGTTATCTGTCAGGATGTGAGATTGCTGAAAGGGAAATTTGATGAGCGTGTTCCGTTAAGCATGTCTATTTCCTCGAGCCAAACGAGTTGCATCCTAGCCTCATCGGGGTCATCTCTTAAAAGCATTGCATCTGATCTGGTTTCTGATCCGAGAGAAGCTTCTAATAGTCCGAAAGAAAGAAGCCCAGCATCCTCTATATATGATCAGTCGCTAAAAAGCCTACAACAGATAAGCCCCTCATCCTCCAACCGCGGCTCTTCACCAAAAATCCCTGAATTGATGAGAAGCCCCACATCCTCCATGGATGGCCAGCCACCAAAGGGCGGAGTACAGGAGATGAAGATGTATCATGATTCCGATGATGACTGGGAATTCTTTGGGTGA
- the LOC126685968 gene encoding putative DUF21 domain-containing protein At1g03270 isoform X1, whose amino-acid sequence MLLLNALTLARTMFSVNDIVFEADDIEFGTVWWFVFAGVSCFLVLFAGIMSGLTLGLMSLGLVELEILQRSGTSTEKKQAAVILPVVQKQHQLLVTLLLCNACAMEALPIYLDKIFHPFVAVLLSVTFVLAFGEIIPQSICSRYGLAVGANFVWLVRILMVICYPIAYPIGKVLDVSLGHSDALFRRAQLKALVSIHGQEAGKGGELTHDETTIISGALDLTLKTAEEAMTPIESTFSLDVNSKLDWEAIGKILARGHSRVPVYSGSAKNIIGLLLVKSMLTVRAETETPVSAVSIRRIPRVPSDMPLYDILNEFQKGSSHMAAVVKVHAKSKNSQPTSDGEKLYEKNFANGESELHAPLLIKHDDKSESVIIDFEKAARPPAIKQKKTHEQNGAATTMSHLFEDVEDGEVIGIITLEDVFEELLQEEIVDETDVYIDVHKRIRVAAAAAASSVARAPSNRRLPTQKPAGVQGKQSPTLKKSGG is encoded by the exons ATGTTGCTGTTGAATGCCCTAACTCTGGCGAGAACGATGTTTTCTGTAAACGACATCGTTTTTGAAGCCGACGACATTGAATTCGGCACCGTTTGGTGGTTTGTTTTCGCCGGTGTTTCTTGCTTTCTTGTTCTGTTTGCTGGTATTATGTCTGGTCTTACTTTGGGATTAATGTCTCTTGGCCTTGTTGAGCTTGAAATTTTACAAAGAAGTGGCACTTCTACCGAGAAAAAACAAGCTG CTGTTATTTTACCGGTGGTTCAAAAGCAACACCAGCTTCTTGTGACTTTGCTTTTATGTAATGCTTGTGCAATGGAG GCACTTCCTATATATCTTGATAAAATTTTCCATCCGTTTGTTGCTGTGCTTTTGTCGGTTACTTTTGTTCTTGCGTTTGGGGAG ATCATTCCGCAATCTATATGTTCGAGATATGGACTTGCTGTTGGTGCAAATTTTGTGTGGCTAGTGCGGATCTTGATGGTCATTTGCTATCCCATTGCTTATCCGATTGGCAAG GTTTTGGATGTTTCACTAGGACACAGTGATGCTCTGTTTAGACGAGCTCAGCTTAAAGCACTTGTCTCCATCCACGGACAAGAG GCTGGCAAGGGTGGCGAACTCACTCACGATGAAACGACAATTATCAGCGGAGCTTTAGATTTAACTCTGAAG ACTGCAGAGGAGGCTATGACACCAATTGAATCAACATTTTCTTTAGAcgtcaattcaaaattggactG GGAAGCGATTGGTAAAATTCTTGCGCGTGGCCATAGTCGTGTCCCTGTCTATTCAGGAAGTGCAAAGAACATTATTGGGCTCCTTCTG GTGAAAAGTATGCTGACAGTACGGGCAGAAACCGAGACTCCAGTTAGTGCAGTTTCCATCCGGAGAATTCCTAG GGTTCCATCAGATATGCCCTTGTATGATATTCTTAATGAGTTTCAGAAGGGAAGCAGTCATATGGCAGCTGTAGTCAAGGTTCATGCAAAGAGCAAGAATTCTCAGCCTACCAGTGATGGAGAGAAATTGTACGAAAAAAATTTTGCCAATGGGGAATCTGAATTGCATGCACCTCTTCTCATCAAGCATGATGATAAATCAGAGTCTGTTATAATTGACTTTGAGAAAGCTGCAAGGCCTCCAGCAATCAAGCAAAAAAAAACACATGAGCAAAATGGTGCAGCAACAACCATGTCTCATCTATTCGAGGATGTCGAAGATGGTGAAGTCATTGGCATTATCACACTTGAGGATGTTTTCGAAGAACTTCTACAA GAGGAAATTGTGGATGAGACAGATGTGTACATTGATGTTCATAAAAG AATACGTGTGGCTGCTGCAGCAGCTGCTTCTTCTGTGGCACGAGCCCCATCCAATCGAAGGCTGCCTACCCAAAAGCCTGCA GGAGTTCAAGGTAAGCAGAGTCCAACCCTAAAGAAATCTGGAGGGTGA
- the LOC126685968 gene encoding putative DUF21 domain-containing protein At1g03270 isoform X2: MLLLNALTLARTMFSVNDIVFEADDIEFGTVWWFVFAGVSCFLVLFAGIMSGLTLGLMSLGLVELEILQRSGTSTEKKQAAVILPVVQKQHQLLVTLLLCNACAMEALPIYLDKIFHPFVAVLLSVTFVLAFGEIIPQSICSRYGLAVGANFVWLVRILMVICYPIAYPIGKVLDVSLGHSDALFRRAQLKALVSIHGQEAGKGGELTHDETTIISGALDLTLKTAEEAMTPIESTFSLDVNSKLDWEAIGKILARGHSRVPVYSGSAKNIIGLLLVKSMLTVRAETETPVSAVSIRRIPRYALV; this comes from the exons ATGTTGCTGTTGAATGCCCTAACTCTGGCGAGAACGATGTTTTCTGTAAACGACATCGTTTTTGAAGCCGACGACATTGAATTCGGCACCGTTTGGTGGTTTGTTTTCGCCGGTGTTTCTTGCTTTCTTGTTCTGTTTGCTGGTATTATGTCTGGTCTTACTTTGGGATTAATGTCTCTTGGCCTTGTTGAGCTTGAAATTTTACAAAGAAGTGGCACTTCTACCGAGAAAAAACAAGCTG CTGTTATTTTACCGGTGGTTCAAAAGCAACACCAGCTTCTTGTGACTTTGCTTTTATGTAATGCTTGTGCAATGGAG GCACTTCCTATATATCTTGATAAAATTTTCCATCCGTTTGTTGCTGTGCTTTTGTCGGTTACTTTTGTTCTTGCGTTTGGGGAG ATCATTCCGCAATCTATATGTTCGAGATATGGACTTGCTGTTGGTGCAAATTTTGTGTGGCTAGTGCGGATCTTGATGGTCATTTGCTATCCCATTGCTTATCCGATTGGCAAG GTTTTGGATGTTTCACTAGGACACAGTGATGCTCTGTTTAGACGAGCTCAGCTTAAAGCACTTGTCTCCATCCACGGACAAGAG GCTGGCAAGGGTGGCGAACTCACTCACGATGAAACGACAATTATCAGCGGAGCTTTAGATTTAACTCTGAAG ACTGCAGAGGAGGCTATGACACCAATTGAATCAACATTTTCTTTAGAcgtcaattcaaaattggactG GGAAGCGATTGGTAAAATTCTTGCGCGTGGCCATAGTCGTGTCCCTGTCTATTCAGGAAGTGCAAAGAACATTATTGGGCTCCTTCTG GTGAAAAGTATGCTGACAGTACGGGCAGAAACCGAGACTCCAGTTAGTGCAGTTTCCATCCGGAGAATTCCTAG ATATGCCCTTGTATGA